Proteins encoded together in one Streptomyces sp. TLI_171 window:
- the leuC gene encoding 3-isopropylmalate dehydratase large subunit, producing MGRTLAEKVWDDHVVRRAEGEPDLLYIDLHLLHEVTSPQAFDGLRLAGRPVRRTDLTIATEDHNTPTLDIDKPIADPVSRVQLETLRKNAEEFGVRIHSLGDVEQGVVHVVGPQLGLTQPGMTVVCGDSHTSTHGAFGALAFGIGTSQVEHVLATQTLPLAPFKTMAITVEGELPEGVTAKDLILAVITKIGTGGGQGYVLEYRGSAIRSLSMEARMTICNMSIEAGARAGMIAPDRTTFDYLEGRPHAPQGEDWDAAVAYWETLATDEDAVFDAEVFIDATELTPFVTWGTNPGQGAPLGANVPDPADFADPQERIAAENALKYMGLEAGTPLREVKVDAVFVGSCTNGRIEDLRAAAAVLEGRQIADGVRMLVVPGSVRVALQAVEEGLDKVFTAAGAEWRHAGCSMCLGMNPDQLAPGERCASTSNRNFEGRQGKGGRTHLVSPQVAAATALVGRLASPSDLAAASDLPANNVAAEA from the coding sequence CCTCCGGCTGGCCGGCCGTCCGGTGCGCCGCACCGACCTGACCATCGCCACCGAGGACCACAACACCCCGACCCTGGACATCGACAAGCCGATCGCCGACCCGGTCTCCCGGGTGCAGCTGGAGACGCTGCGCAAGAACGCCGAGGAGTTCGGCGTGCGCATCCACTCGCTGGGCGACGTCGAGCAGGGCGTGGTGCACGTGGTCGGCCCGCAGCTGGGCCTGACCCAGCCCGGCATGACCGTGGTCTGCGGCGACTCCCACACCTCCACCCACGGCGCCTTCGGCGCCCTGGCGTTCGGCATCGGCACCAGCCAGGTCGAGCACGTGCTGGCGACCCAGACGCTGCCGCTGGCCCCGTTCAAGACCATGGCGATCACCGTCGAGGGCGAGCTGCCCGAGGGCGTCACCGCCAAGGACCTGATCCTGGCCGTGATCACCAAGATCGGCACCGGCGGCGGCCAGGGCTACGTCCTGGAGTACCGCGGCTCGGCGATCCGCAGCCTCTCCATGGAGGCCCGGATGACGATCTGCAACATGTCGATCGAGGCGGGCGCCCGGGCCGGCATGATCGCCCCGGACCGGACCACCTTCGACTACCTGGAGGGCCGCCCGCACGCCCCGCAGGGCGAGGACTGGGACGCCGCGGTCGCGTACTGGGAGACCCTGGCCACCGACGAGGACGCGGTCTTCGACGCCGAGGTGTTCATCGACGCCACCGAGCTGACCCCGTTCGTCACCTGGGGCACCAACCCGGGCCAGGGCGCGCCGCTGGGCGCCAACGTGCCGGACCCGGCCGACTTCGCGGACCCGCAGGAGCGGATCGCCGCCGAGAACGCCCTGAAGTACATGGGCCTGGAGGCCGGCACCCCGCTGCGCGAGGTCAAGGTCGACGCCGTGTTCGTCGGCTCCTGCACCAACGGCCGGATCGAGGACCTGCGGGCCGCTGCCGCCGTCCTGGAGGGCCGTCAGATCGCCGACGGCGTCCGGATGCTGGTGGTCCCGGGCTCCGTCCGGGTCGCCCTGCAGGCCGTCGAGGAGGGCCTGGACAAGGTGTTCACCGCCGCGGGCGCCGAGTGGCGGCACGCCGGCTGCTCGATGTGCCTGGGCATGAACCCCGACCAGCTGGCCCCCGGCGAGCGCTGCGCGTCCACCTCGAACCGCAACTTCGAGGGCCGCCAGGGCAAGGGCGGCCGCACCCACCTGGTCTCCCCCCAGGTCGCCGCCGCCACCGCCCTGGTGGGCCGGCTGGCCTCACCTTCGGACCTTGCTGCGGCGTCCGACCTGCCCGCCAACAACGTCGCCGCGGAGGCCTGA
- the leuD gene encoding 3-isopropylmalate dehydratase small subunit translates to MEKFTTHTGSAVPLRRSNVDTDQIIPAHWLKKVTRSGFEDGLFEAWRKDESFVLNRPERKGATVLVAGPEFGTGSSREHAVWALQNYGFQAVISSRFADIFRGNSLKNGLLTVVLPQETVERLWELTEADPTAEITVDLEAREVRAEGVTASFELDDNVRWRLLNGLDDISITLQNEADVAAFEATRPSFKPRTLPAA, encoded by the coding sequence ATGGAGAAGTTCACCACCCACACCGGCAGCGCCGTTCCGCTGCGCCGCTCGAACGTGGACACCGACCAGATCATCCCGGCGCACTGGCTGAAGAAGGTCACCCGCTCCGGCTTCGAGGACGGCCTGTTCGAGGCCTGGCGCAAGGACGAGTCCTTCGTCCTCAACCGCCCCGAGCGCAAGGGCGCGACCGTCCTGGTGGCGGGCCCCGAGTTCGGCACCGGCTCGTCCCGCGAGCACGCCGTCTGGGCGCTGCAGAACTACGGCTTCCAGGCCGTCATCTCCTCCCGCTTCGCCGACATCTTCCGCGGCAACTCGCTGAAGAACGGCCTGCTCACGGTGGTCCTGCCGCAGGAGACGGTCGAGCGGCTCTGGGAGTTGACGGAGGCCGACCCGACCGCCGAGATCACCGTCGACCTGGAGGCCCGCGAGGTCCGGGCCGAGGGCGTCACCGCCTCGTTCGAGCTGGACGACAACGTCCGGTGGCGGCTGCTGAACGGCCTGGACGACATCAGCATCACGCTGCAGAACGAGGCCGACGTGGCCGCGTTCGAGGCGACCCGCCCGTCCTTCAAGCCGCGTACGCTCCCCGCCGCCTGA
- a CDS encoding HU family DNA-binding protein, with the protein MNKAQLVEAVAEQLGGRKAAAEAVDAVLDTMVRAVVAGDRVSVTGFGTFEKVERSARFARNPQTGERVKVKKTAVPRFRPGQGFKDLVAGSKKLPKDGPSVKKAPKGSLTPGKSGVAATPAAKRAATKRAAAAGTTAAATKKTAAKKTATTAAKKATAVKSTAVKSAAVKSAAKKTTAKSTAAKTTPAKKTTTAAAAKKTTATAKKTAPAKKTATRKTTARKSTAK; encoded by the coding sequence GTGAACAAGGCTCAGCTTGTCGAAGCGGTGGCCGAGCAGCTGGGCGGTCGCAAGGCTGCCGCAGAGGCCGTCGACGCAGTGCTCGACACCATGGTGCGTGCCGTCGTGGCGGGTGACCGCGTCTCGGTCACCGGTTTCGGCACCTTCGAGAAGGTGGAGCGCTCGGCGCGCTTCGCCCGCAACCCGCAGACCGGTGAGCGGGTGAAGGTCAAGAAGACCGCAGTGCCGCGGTTCCGCCCCGGTCAGGGCTTCAAGGACCTCGTCGCCGGCAGCAAGAAGCTGCCGAAGGACGGCCCGTCCGTGAAGAAGGCCCCCAAGGGCTCGCTCACCCCGGGCAAGTCCGGCGTGGCCGCCACCCCCGCCGCCAAGCGCGCCGCCACCAAGCGCGCCGCCGCCGCGGGCACCACCGCCGCCGCGACCAAGAAGACCGCCGCCAAGAAGACCGCCACCACGGCGGCCAAGAAGGCCACGGCGGTCAAGTCCACGGCGGTCAAGTCCGCGGCGGTCAAGTCCGCGGCCAAGAAGACCACCGCGAAGAGCACGGCGGCCAAGACCACCCCCGCGAAGAAGACCACCACCGCGGCGGCCGCCAAGAAGACCACCGCCACCGCCAAGAAGACCGCCCCGGCGAAGAAGACCGCCACGCGCAAGACCACCGCGCGCAAGTCCACCGCCAAGTAG
- a CDS encoding GntR family transcriptional regulator — MPSLDPPYLRIADHLRRRVTAGEWAVGERLPSRAQLAESYGVGANVLQRAQEVLIAEGLLEGRTGSGTYVRVPVERRPLSRSQDPGGFPASAVPGGTWESHTEARTPAPEHVARRLRIEPGELTVHTRFEFLLDGRPVQLADSWEPMAITDGTPVLLPQYAPMRLRGVVARMASLGVRVVRAVERPRPARASAEQATLLGITAGDLVTVVERTYLDDTGRPVETADLVIPDSRWEIGYELPVEAPE, encoded by the coding sequence ATGCCCTCACTGGACCCGCCGTACCTGCGCATCGCGGACCATCTGCGCCGCCGGGTGACGGCCGGCGAATGGGCGGTCGGCGAACGGCTGCCGTCCCGGGCGCAGTTGGCGGAGAGCTACGGCGTGGGGGCGAACGTGCTCCAGCGGGCGCAGGAAGTCCTCATCGCCGAGGGGCTGTTGGAGGGGCGGACCGGCTCGGGTACGTACGTCCGGGTGCCGGTGGAGCGGCGGCCGCTGTCGCGGTCGCAGGATCCCGGCGGCTTTCCGGCCTCGGCGGTCCCGGGCGGGACGTGGGAGTCGCACACGGAGGCCCGGACGCCCGCGCCGGAGCACGTGGCGCGGCGGCTGCGGATCGAGCCCGGCGAGCTGACGGTGCACACCCGGTTCGAGTTCCTGCTGGACGGCCGTCCGGTCCAACTCGCCGATTCCTGGGAGCCGATGGCGATCACGGACGGCACGCCGGTGCTGCTGCCGCAGTACGCGCCGATGCGGCTGCGGGGCGTGGTGGCGCGGATGGCGTCGCTGGGGGTGCGGGTGGTGCGCGCGGTGGAGCGTCCGCGCCCCGCACGGGCCTCGGCGGAGCAGGCGACGCTGCTCGGGATCACCGCGGGCGACCTGGTCACGGTGGTGGAGCGGACGTATCTGGACGACACCGGGCGGCCGGTGGAGACGGCGGATCTGGTGATTCCGGATTCCCGCTGGGAGATCGGCTACGAGCTGCCGGTGGAAGCGCCGGAGTAA
- the cofC gene encoding 2-phospho-L-lactate guanylyltransferase — protein MTEDTVRPTAVEPTAPGRPQPDGSALRLGWSLVVPVKPLAEAKSRLAALGALRPRLALAFALDTVAAALACPAVGRVLVVTQDPRAAGELRALGAAVLDDEPGGGLNPALAHGATTAHRLHPRSPVATLSADLPALRPTELARVLAAVPAHGRAFLADAPGTGTVLLSGTPLRPAFGPGSRDRHLSGGATELLLSDVPSVRRDVDTPEDLAAARLLGLGPATAALL, from the coding sequence ATGACAGAGGACACCGTACGCCCCACCGCCGTCGAGCCCACCGCCCCGGGGCGGCCGCAGCCCGACGGGTCGGCGCTGCGGCTCGGCTGGTCGCTCGTCGTCCCCGTCAAACCGCTCGCCGAGGCGAAGAGCAGGCTCGCCGCACTCGGGGCGCTCCGACCGCGACTGGCCCTCGCGTTCGCGCTCGACACGGTGGCCGCCGCGCTGGCCTGCCCCGCGGTCGGGCGGGTACTGGTGGTCACTCAGGACCCGCGCGCCGCCGGGGAGCTGCGCGCGCTGGGTGCCGCCGTCCTCGACGACGAGCCGGGCGGCGGTCTCAACCCCGCGCTCGCGCACGGCGCCACGACCGCGCACCGGCTCCACCCCCGCTCCCCCGTCGCCACCCTCTCCGCGGACCTGCCGGCGCTGCGGCCCACCGAACTCGCCCGCGTCCTCGCCGCGGTGCCCGCGCACGGGCGGGCCTTCCTCGCCGACGCCCCCGGCACCGGGACGGTGCTGCTGTCCGGCACTCCCCTGCGGCCGGCCTTCGGCCCCGGCTCCCGGGACCGCCACCTGAGCGGCGGCGCGACCGAACTCCTCCTCTCCGACGTGCCGTCCGTGCGCCGGGACGTCGACACCCCCGAGGACCTCGCCGCCGCCCGCCTCCTCGGCCTCGGCCCGGCCACCGCCGCCCTGCTCTGA
- a CDS encoding 1-acyl-sn-glycerol-3-phosphate acyltransferase, whose protein sequence is MARRSNARFGNADYGIWYRFAAVLVKPVTIALAKAEWHGWEHLPEEGGFIAAVNHNSVIDPVFYAHWQYNSGRPPRILGKSSLFSIPFIGFMLRKTGQIPVFRESTDAAEAFRAAIDAINRGQCVQFYPEGTLTRDPELWPMTGKSGAARVALMTGAPVIPVAHWGAHEIIPPYGRGAKGGKGKYHLFPRHRVVVAAGPAVDLSKYQGQELTAQVLRDATDDIMAAITAVLEEVRGERAPAERYDMRRAAKERAAAAEAKRDRAAEDGGR, encoded by the coding sequence GTGGCCCGCCGCTCTAACGCCAGGTTCGGCAACGCCGACTACGGGATCTGGTACCGCTTCGCGGCGGTGCTCGTGAAGCCGGTGACCATCGCCCTGGCAAAGGCGGAGTGGCACGGCTGGGAGCACCTGCCGGAGGAGGGCGGGTTCATCGCCGCGGTGAACCACAACTCGGTGATCGATCCGGTGTTCTACGCCCACTGGCAGTACAACTCGGGCCGTCCGCCGCGGATCCTCGGCAAGTCCTCGCTGTTCTCGATCCCGTTCATCGGCTTCATGCTGCGCAAGACCGGCCAGATCCCGGTGTTCCGGGAGTCGACGGACGCGGCCGAGGCGTTCCGCGCCGCGATCGACGCGATCAACCGGGGCCAGTGCGTGCAGTTCTACCCGGAGGGCACGCTCACCCGGGACCCGGAGCTGTGGCCGATGACGGGCAAGAGCGGCGCCGCCCGGGTCGCGCTGATGACGGGCGCGCCGGTGATCCCGGTGGCGCACTGGGGCGCGCACGAGATCATCCCGCCGTACGGCAGGGGCGCGAAGGGCGGCAAGGGCAAGTACCACCTGTTCCCGCGGCACCGGGTGGTGGTCGCGGCCGGCCCGGCGGTCGACCTGAGCAAGTACCAGGGCCAGGAGTTGACGGCCCAGGTGCTGCGGGACGCCACCGACGACATCATGGCGGCGATCACCGCGGTGCTGGAGGAGGTCCGCGGCGAGAGGGCCCCGGCCGAGCGCTACGACATGCGCAGGGCCGCCAAGGAGCGGGCCGCGGCCGCCGAGGCCAAGCGCGACCGGGCCGCCGAGGACGGTGGCAGGTGA
- a CDS encoding NAD(P)H-dependent glycerol-3-phosphate dehydrogenase, protein MTRCAVMGTGSWGTAFAMILADAGCEVTLWGRRQELVDAIDRDHVNRDYLPDLTLPRTIRATTDAAEALAGAEFAVLSVPSQTLRENLAHWAALIEPQTVLVSLMKGIELGTAKRMSEVIEEVAQVAAERVVVVSGPNLAGEIANRQPAATVVACTDEEVAKRFQKACHTPYFRPYTNTDVVGCELGGAVKNVIGLAVGMANGMGLGDNTKATLITRGLAETTRLGLRLGADAHTFAGLAGMGDLVATCSSPLSRNNTFGTNLGRGMTVAETIAATSQTAEGVKSCESVLDLARRNGVDMPIVEAVVDVVHHGRPTQEVLKGLMARSAKPERR, encoded by the coding sequence GTGACCCGCTGCGCGGTGATGGGGACGGGCTCGTGGGGCACCGCCTTCGCGATGATCCTGGCCGACGCGGGCTGCGAGGTGACCCTGTGGGGCCGCCGGCAGGAGCTGGTCGACGCGATCGACCGGGACCACGTCAACCGGGACTACCTGCCGGACCTGACGCTCCCTCGGACCATCCGGGCCACCACGGACGCCGCCGAGGCGCTGGCCGGCGCGGAGTTCGCCGTGCTCTCGGTGCCGTCCCAGACGCTGCGCGAGAACCTCGCGCACTGGGCGGCGCTGATCGAGCCGCAGACGGTGCTGGTCAGCCTGATGAAGGGCATCGAGCTGGGCACCGCGAAGCGGATGAGCGAGGTGATCGAGGAGGTCGCGCAGGTCGCCGCGGAGCGCGTGGTGGTGGTCTCCGGCCCCAACCTGGCCGGCGAGATCGCCAACCGGCAGCCCGCCGCCACGGTCGTCGCGTGCACCGACGAGGAGGTCGCCAAGCGCTTCCAGAAGGCCTGCCACACCCCGTACTTCCGCCCGTACACCAACACCGACGTGGTGGGCTGCGAGCTGGGCGGCGCGGTGAAGAACGTGATCGGCCTGGCGGTCGGCATGGCCAACGGCATGGGCCTGGGCGACAACACCAAGGCCACGCTGATCACCCGCGGGCTGGCCGAGACCACCCGGCTCGGGCTGCGGCTGGGCGCGGACGCGCACACCTTCGCGGGCCTGGCCGGGATGGGCGACCTGGTGGCGACCTGTTCCTCGCCGCTGTCCCGGAACAACACCTTCGGCACCAACCTGGGCCGCGGCATGACGGTGGCGGAGACCATCGCGGCCACCAGTCAGACCGCGGAGGGCGTGAAGTCCTGCGAGTCGGTGCTCGACCTGGCCCGCCGCAACGGCGTCGACATGCCGATCGTGGAGGCGGTGGTGGACGTGGTCCACCACGGCCGGCCGACCCAGGAAGTGCTGAAGGGACTGATGGCGCGTTCGGCCAAGCCTGAGCGCCGATGA
- a CDS encoding D-alanine--D-alanine ligase family protein, with protein sequence MSIEQTSQNQAAKPRVAIVFGGRSSEHGVSVVTAASVLRSIDRSKYEVLPIGITHEGRWALVGDEPARMAITDGRMPDVDQVAESTEGQVALPASPGSREVVWSGPGAAPKVLGEVDVVLPLLHGPWGEDGTLQGLLELSGVPYVGSGVLASAVGMDKEFTKRVIESLGLYAGEYTVLKPRDWQSEAGRAAARERIAALGLPLFVKPCRAGSSIGITKVKDLADLDAAIDEARRHDPKVIVEKGVEGREIECGVLEFEDGPRASVAAEVLVDADFEFYDFEAKYIDSSEVQIPARLTDAEQAEIRRQAVEVFEGLGCEGLARVDFFLLADGRWMVNEINTMPGFTPISAYPKMWEATGVPYAELIDRLLAAALRRSTGLR encoded by the coding sequence ATGAGCATCGAACAGACCTCCCAGAACCAGGCGGCCAAGCCGCGCGTCGCGATCGTCTTCGGCGGCCGCAGCTCCGAGCACGGCGTGTCCGTGGTCACCGCCGCCAGCGTGCTGCGGTCGATCGACCGCAGCAAGTACGAGGTGCTGCCGATCGGCATCACCCACGAGGGCCGCTGGGCCCTGGTCGGCGACGAACCCGCCCGGATGGCCATCACCGACGGCCGGATGCCGGACGTCGACCAGGTCGCCGAGTCCACCGAGGGCCAGGTGGCGCTGCCCGCCTCGCCCGGCAGCCGCGAGGTGGTGTGGAGCGGGCCCGGCGCCGCGCCGAAGGTGCTCGGCGAGGTCGACGTGGTGCTGCCGCTGCTGCACGGCCCCTGGGGCGAGGACGGCACCCTGCAGGGTCTGCTGGAGCTCTCCGGGGTGCCGTACGTGGGGTCCGGCGTGCTGGCCTCCGCGGTCGGCATGGACAAGGAGTTCACCAAGCGGGTCATCGAGTCGCTCGGCCTGTACGCGGGCGAGTACACGGTGCTCAAGCCGCGCGACTGGCAGTCCGAGGCCGGCCGCGCCGCCGCCCGGGAGCGGATCGCCGCGCTCGGCCTGCCGCTGTTCGTCAAGCCCTGCCGGGCCGGCTCCTCGATCGGCATCACCAAGGTCAAGGACCTCGCCGACCTGGACGCCGCGATCGACGAGGCCCGCCGCCACGACCCGAAGGTGATCGTGGAGAAGGGCGTCGAGGGCCGCGAGATCGAGTGCGGCGTGCTGGAGTTCGAGGACGGCCCGCGCGCCTCGGTGGCCGCCGAGGTGCTGGTCGACGCCGACTTCGAGTTCTACGACTTCGAGGCCAAGTACATCGACTCCTCCGAGGTGCAGATCCCGGCCCGGCTGACCGACGCCGAGCAGGCCGAGATCCGCCGGCAGGCCGTCGAGGTGTTCGAGGGCCTCGGCTGCGAGGGCCTGGCCCGGGTCGACTTCTTCCTGCTGGCCGACGGCCGGTGGATGGTCAACGAGATCAACACCATGCCCGGCTTCACCCCGATCTCGGCCTACCCCAAGATGTGGGAGGCCACCGGCGTGCCCTACGCCGAGCTGATCGACCGCCTGCTGGCGGCCGCGCTGCGCCGCTCCACCGGCCTGCGCTAG
- a CDS encoding DUF3515 domain-containing protein — protein sequence MPPRDLLTRLPAPVRWLAPPAALLGCTAWLLTAWSGEPDVAPPTPTAEVARYCAALDAKLPGTVLGHDRQDPSPASPYTAAWASSPRTVLSCGVERPGYLDDDPNRQGPCVNEVAWGMGEDGSGGYLFVTALRKAYVEVHVPAGAYPNYADPLSSLTDAIRSAVPTIGGTADSGCLENAS from the coding sequence GTGCCCCCTCGCGACCTGCTGACCCGACTGCCCGCTCCGGTGCGCTGGCTGGCGCCGCCGGCCGCCCTGCTGGGCTGCACGGCGTGGCTGCTCACGGCCTGGAGCGGCGAACCCGACGTGGCCCCGCCGACCCCGACCGCGGAGGTCGCGCGGTACTGCGCCGCGCTGGACGCGAAGCTGCCCGGCACGGTGCTCGGCCACGACCGGCAGGACCCGTCCCCCGCCTCGCCGTACACCGCGGCCTGGGCGTCCTCCCCGCGCACCGTGCTGAGCTGCGGGGTCGAGCGCCCCGGGTACCTGGACGACGACCCGAACCGGCAGGGCCCCTGCGTGAACGAGGTGGCCTGGGGCATGGGCGAGGACGGCAGCGGCGGCTACCTGTTCGTCACGGCGCTGCGCAAGGCGTACGTGGAGGTGCACGTCCCGGCGGGCGCCTACCCGAACTACGCGGACCCGCTCAGCTCGCTCACCGACGCGATCCGGTCGGCCGTCCCCACCATTGGCGGGACGGCCGACTCGGGATGCCTGGAGAACGCCTCCTAG
- a CDS encoding Lrp/AsnC family transcriptional regulator: MVQAYILIQTEVGKATAVAESIAKITGVLTAEDVTGPYDVIVRAEAESIDELGRLVVAQVQQVEGITRTLTCPVVRL, from the coding sequence GTGGTGCAGGCGTACATCCTGATCCAGACCGAGGTGGGCAAGGCCACCGCGGTCGCCGAGTCCATCGCCAAGATCACCGGCGTGCTCACCGCCGAGGACGTCACCGGTCCGTACGACGTGATCGTCCGGGCCGAGGCCGAGTCCATCGACGAGCTGGGCCGCCTGGTGGTCGCCCAGGTCCAGCAGGTGGAGGGCATCACCCGCACCCTGACCTGTCCGGTGGTGCGCCTGTAG
- a CDS encoding 6-phosphofructokinase: MRIGVLTSGGDCPGLNAVIRSVVHRGTDVHGDEILGIEDGFLGLIEGRARPISHEDVTGLLTLGGTVLGSARVQREKIRWAVENSRDLAAKLGIDALIAIGGEGTLTAAKLFSDAGLPVVGVPKTIDNDIDATDVTFGFDTAVHVATEAIDRLKTTAESHQRVMVVELMGRHTGWITLTAGMAGGAHGILIPEKPFDIEAVARMIEERFRRGKKFAIIAVAEGAKPLPGTMRFEHGQVDQFGHQTFGGIGTRLAAELENLLGKEARPVILGHTQRGGTPTALDRVLATRFGWHAVEAVHKGAFGHFTALRGTDIRLTPIADAVVQLKTVPEDRWTESEAVL, translated from the coding sequence ATGCGAATCGGCGTACTCACCAGCGGCGGCGACTGCCCGGGCCTGAACGCGGTGATCCGCTCAGTGGTCCACCGCGGGACCGACGTGCACGGCGACGAGATCCTCGGCATCGAGGACGGCTTCCTCGGGCTGATCGAGGGCCGGGCCCGCCCGATCTCGCACGAGGACGTCACCGGTCTGCTCACCCTCGGCGGCACCGTCCTCGGCTCCGCCCGGGTGCAGCGCGAGAAGATCCGCTGGGCCGTGGAGAACTCCCGCGACCTCGCCGCCAAGCTCGGCATCGACGCGCTGATCGCGATCGGCGGCGAAGGCACCCTGACCGCCGCCAAGCTGTTCAGCGACGCCGGACTGCCCGTGGTCGGCGTGCCCAAGACCATCGACAACGACATCGACGCCACCGACGTCACCTTCGGCTTCGACACCGCCGTGCACGTCGCCACCGAGGCCATCGACCGGCTGAAGACCACCGCCGAGTCCCACCAGCGCGTCATGGTGGTCGAACTGATGGGCCGTCACACCGGCTGGATCACCCTCACCGCGGGCATGGCCGGCGGCGCGCACGGCATCCTCATCCCGGAGAAGCCCTTCGACATCGAGGCCGTCGCCCGGATGATCGAGGAGCGCTTCCGGCGCGGCAAGAAGTTCGCCATCATCGCGGTCGCCGAGGGCGCCAAGCCGCTGCCCGGCACCATGCGCTTCGAGCACGGCCAGGTCGACCAGTTCGGCCACCAGACCTTCGGCGGCATCGGCACCCGGCTGGCCGCCGAGCTGGAGAACCTGCTCGGCAAGGAGGCCCGGCCGGTCATCCTCGGCCACACCCAGCGCGGCGGGACCCCCACCGCGCTGGACCGGGTGCTCGCCACCCGGTTCGGCTGGCACGCCGTCGAGGCCGTCCACAAGGGCGCCTTCGGCCACTTCACCGCGCTGCGCGGCACCGACATCCGCCTCACCCCGATCGCCGACGCGGTGGTCCAGCTCAAGACCGTCCCCGAGGACCGCTGGACCGAATCCGAGGCCGTCCTCTGA
- the thiD gene encoding bifunctional hydroxymethylpyrimidine kinase/phosphomethylpyrimidine kinase, which produces MTTTTAPPRVLTVAGSDSGGGAGIQADLKAMLALGVHGMSVITAVTAQNSLGVQGYWELPAEAVRAQYRSVVDDIGVQAVKTGMLASVELVATVSELLAGTAAPVVVDPVGVSKHGDALLAAEAVATVREHLLPVATLATPNLHEVTQLTGRTVTGEADMLDAAEALRDLGPAWALIKGGHLEGEAADLLLGPGGETHWYRAPRHDNRHTHGTGCTLASAIAAELAKGHPMPLAVAHAKAYVTGAIEHGFALGAGIGPVDHFWQQR; this is translated from the coding sequence ATGACCACCACCACCGCCCCGCCCCGGGTGCTCACCGTCGCCGGCTCCGACAGCGGCGGCGGTGCGGGCATCCAGGCCGACCTCAAGGCCATGCTCGCCCTCGGCGTGCACGGCATGAGCGTGATCACCGCCGTCACCGCGCAGAACTCGCTCGGCGTCCAGGGCTACTGGGAACTCCCCGCCGAGGCCGTCCGCGCCCAGTACCGCAGCGTCGTCGACGACATCGGCGTCCAGGCGGTCAAGACCGGCATGCTCGCCTCCGTCGAACTCGTCGCGACCGTCTCCGAACTGCTCGCCGGCACCGCCGCCCCGGTGGTCGTCGACCCGGTCGGCGTCTCCAAGCACGGCGACGCGCTGCTCGCCGCCGAAGCGGTCGCCACCGTCCGCGAGCACCTGCTGCCGGTCGCCACCCTGGCCACCCCCAACCTGCACGAGGTGACCCAACTCACCGGCCGGACGGTCACCGGCGAGGCCGACATGCTCGACGCCGCCGAGGCCCTCCGCGACCTCGGCCCCGCCTGGGCGCTGATCAAGGGCGGCCACCTGGAGGGCGAAGCCGCCGACCTCCTGCTCGGCCCCGGCGGCGAGACCCACTGGTACCGGGCCCCCCGCCACGACAACCGCCACACCCACGGCACCGGCTGCACCCTCGCCAGCGCCATCGCCGCCGAACTCGCCAAGGGCCACCCGATGCCCCTCGCCGTCGCCCACGCCAAGGCCTACGTCACCGGCGCCATTGAACACGGCTTCGCCCTGGGCGCCGGCATCGGCCCGGTCGACCACTTCTGGCAGCAGCGGTAA
- the rpmB gene encoding 50S ribosomal protein L28 has translation MAANCDVCGKGPGFGNSISHSHRRTPRRWNPNIQTVRAVIGRTPKRLNVCTSCIKAGKVSR, from the coding sequence GTGGCTGCCAACTGCGACGTCTGCGGCAAGGGCCCCGGCTTCGGCAACTCTATCTCCCACTCGCACCGCCGCACCCCCCGTCGTTGGAACCCCAACATTCAGACGGTGCGCGCTGTGATCGGGCGGACGCCGAAGCGGCTCAACGTCTGCACCTCGTGCATCAAGGCCGGTAAGGTCTCGCGCTGA